One Parashewanella spongiae genomic window, TTTACTACAAATCCATTTATTCTGAAAAATACTCCTCTGGGATATCCTATCCCACCAAAATAGTGTTTCCATCCCCTCAGAACTTGATTAACTTTATTTATCAGTACGCCAAGTGTATTTGAGGTTCGATGCTTCACTATGTCTCTGAGTTTATTTTTCAGCTTTGTTTGGCTCTTCTTAGACGCCTGTATCTTAATGTAACTGGTGCCTTTGATGAAGCCTGTGATCCGTTGAAAGTTAAAACCGAGGAAATCAAACTCATTCATCAGCTTTCCCATATCCACACAGTGGGTTTTACTTTGATTTAGCTTCAGACCTTCATCACTTAATTGCTGTGCTATCCAGTCCAGTTGCTCTTGTGTGTAGGTTTGCTTATGAAGTACAACAAAATCATCTGCATAGGTAACGATTTTACACGGTGTTTTTTCGTGTATTTTCAAACAGAAATCGTTGAGATAGATGTTAGCCAGTAGTGGAGAGATAACTCCGCCTTGCGGAGTGCCACATCGGCTTGCTTCTATTCGCCATTTTCTGTTGACCGTCTCTACGCTGATGGGCGCTTTGATAAAGCTTTTCAGCAAACTCAGAAAGCTGCTGTCGCTTATTCGCCTTTCTACTTTTGCCATCAACTTAGCGTGCGGGATGGTATCGAAATAGGCGCTCAAGTCAGCATCAAGTACGTGCTGATAGCCTTGTTTTAGGCTCATTTCAATGACTTTTACCGCTTGCTGGGCGCTTCGACATGGACGATAACCATAACTGTGTTCATGTAAATGAGGTTCGTAGACGGGTTGCATCACTATTGTCATCGCCATTTGCACAATTCTGTCACTGATTATCGGGATCCCAAGTTTCCGCGTTTTGCCGTTGTCTTTGAGTATTTCTACTCGTTTGACTGGGCTAGGTCGATAGTTTTTCTGTTGTAATTGAGTTTGAATTTCTTTTAACAGCGCAACGACTTTCTTTTGCTGCTCTAGACAACTGAATGTGATGCCATCAATTCCTGCTCCGCCTTTATTGGCTTTGCATCGTCGATAGGCTTCTTCGAGTATATCTAGGCGACTGAGTTTATCGTACAAGCTGTAAAATCGTAGCTCCGAGTTAAGCTTTGAGCGTAAGTAAAGTTTTCGCTGTAATATTCTGATATTTACTGGAGTGTTAGCCATATGGCAATTTCACCTCAAAAGTTACGTTAAAAAACGGGTGTAACACTGAGCCCCTTCCCTGATGTGAAGTTATGTTGTCTTCACGGTTAACGGTACTATGGGCTCATCCGACTGCCTGAGCGCCCTATCTGAAATTTCGGTTTACCTTATATTCGGATAGTGGAAGTCACTACCTTCCAACACTCAGGCTCTCCCACGTTCACTTTATTTCCTTCAATACATGCCACTTCATATTACGCCGGAAGATCAAACAGATGCATTTACCAGTTGCTTCTCTGTTTGTGTCAGGGTTCGTCAACTAGGAAAGACTCCCCATCTTCATTTTTTGATTTACGACGCTTAACTGAATTCGCTTGATGCTGCGGCCTACATTGCATCTCAACCTTTATTCAAGGCCTTTGTCACAGGGCTTCATGTCATAGCGGTTACCCATTATGCATGCCCGTCAGATTTCGGGATGAACTGGTAATTATCCCGTCAGGTACGTTTCAACCTGATGGACTTATTATAAATAATAACGTTGCTGTCTCTGGTTTATGGCCATGTAATCGCTTGGCTGCGTATACGTTGAGACAAATCCCGCAACAGAATAAAGCGCTTCGTGGCGCTCCCTAGAAACATCTGTTAACTACGTTCTGAAGCGTAGAAAAAATGGCTGATAGTAAGGCGTAGCTTGCAGCAAGTACTCTACTTGCAAAAGTTACAACGCAGATAACAGTCATTTTAGCAAGCTTGTGAGCGTAGAGCACTTCACTCATTGGCTGAAAGCCATGATGATAAAATCATCGTATTTCTCATATACTCAACGTTCAACTGATGTTTTTAGATTTAATTCGATCAGAAAATACCTTTCGAATCTTATCCACTTTAGGTTTTATCACAATCTGACAATATGGCTGATGGCCATGAAGCTCATAATAATCATTATGATAATTTTCAGCGGGGTAAAAGCTTTCAAGCATGGTCAGCTCTGTCACAATAGGCGCTTGAAAAACACAAGACAGTTCTAAATGCTTTATAAACTCTGAAGCTTTTTCTGCTTGAAGCGAGTTATGAGCAAAAATAACACTTCGATATTGAGGGCCAATATCATTACCTTGCTGATTATATGTAGTCGGATCATGTGCCTCAAAAAAAACCAGCATCAATGTTTCATAATCAATCACATCTGGATCAAACTCTATTTGTACGACTTCAGCATGGCCGGTAGAACCAGAACATACCGCTTTATAGTTTGCTTCTGTTGCAAGACCACCTGAATACCCTGAAGTTACATTTAATACTCCATTCAATTCCGAAAAAACAGCTTCGATACACCAAAAGCAACCACCACCGAACGTAGCTAAAAATTTTGTTTTTTTTACCTCTTCGGTTGCTTCAAATATCATAGAAACAGAATTCACACAATGTCTGACATTTTTTTCTGTCAAATATTCACCTTCAAATACATGACCTAAATGCCCGCCACATTTACTACAAACAATCTCAGTTCGTTTTCCATCGGCATCCATATGGCGAGTCACAGCACCTTGAATTTCATCATCAAATGAAGGCCACCCACAATGAGAAATGAATTTATGCTCTGAACGATACAGCGGTGCCCTACACTTTTTACATAGGTAAATACCTTCACTATCTAAATTTGTATATTCACCACTAAAAGGAGCCTCAGTGCCTTTTTGTTCAATCACATACTTTTCAAAATCAGTTAATTTACTCATGGTAGTTCTCATTATGTTATAAATACTCGGGTATATGTACTAGGGGCTGTTTATCTTTCAGGATTAAATTCTGTACTATTTGAGCGTTTATCTGTTCAAGGCGTAAGCAGTGAAGCTTAGTCATCTAAGTAAACGGGTTACAACACAGAACAGTGAACGCTCAAAAGCATCGAAAAAAGAGAGAGCGTAAATTGGTCGCTCTTTCTAAATAAAAGGTACTGCGTTATCGCTTGCTTATTTGGAAACGAAGTAACGACAGTTTTGTATGTCGATAATAACCAAACCGCACAAACTCTGTTTTGTATAAAACGATCAATTTATCGCTGCAAAAATAATCACGAAAGATAAATAGCCCCTAATACCAATTACAGTAATTAATTTCTCATTCAGCAAGTAAAAAAGGTTTGCAGTACAAGGCGCATGTTCGAAGTACTATATTCCCTACGGCCGCCATATAAAGCTCGCGTTCAATGCACTTCGTGCTTTTGTCGGGATAAGTCAAAAACGTGCAACGTAGCAATGTAATAACGACAGTTTTGTATGTCGGTAATAACTATGTTTTCACCAATTTCGTTTGTACTTTGTTCGCATACATAGCTCTCAGTTGAGCATTTAATTACTGTAATTGGTATAAACTCGATTATTCTTTTACTTTTCAAAATATGAAACACAGCTTTTGCAGTTAACCTTATGTAAAGGTAAAATGCACGCGGGGTTAACTCACTTAAGAATATAACAAATGAAATTAGACACAATTGATTATCTTGCAAAGGACGCATCCAAGCAATTTGTAGAATCACTACACCAAACCGGTTTTAGTGTGTTAAGAAATCATCCAATAAGCCAAGAGCTTGTTGAAACAATCTATTCAGAGTGGCAAGAATTTTTCAATTCTGAAGAAAAACATGATTTCAAATTTAATGTTTCAACACAAGATGGTTTTTTTCCTGCCAGTGTTTCAGAGACAGCAAAAGGCAATTCAGTTAAAGATATAAAAGAATATTATCACTACTATCCTTGGGGTCAGATCCCTAAATCTTTAGAAGAAAATATTGTAAAATACTACCAATTAGCGAACTCTTTTGCATCTGAGTTACTTTGCTGGATTGAAGAACACTCACCTGCTGAAGTTGCCGCTCACTACTCCATCGCTTTATCCGAAATGATAAAAGACAGTGACAGCACTTTATTAAGAATATTACATTATCCTCCAATGACTGGTAATGAAGAGTCAGGAGCTATTCGGGCTGCCGCACATGAAGATATCAACTTGATTACTGTGCTTCCTGCTGCAAACGAACCAGGTTTACAAGTTAAAGATAAAGACGGTACTTGGTTAGATGTCCCAAGTGACTTTGGTAACATTATCATCAATATCGGTGATATGCTGCAAGAGACAACAAACGGATACTTCCCTTCAACGTCTCATCGCGTTATTAACCCTGAAGGAATGGATAAAACAAAAGCTCGTATTTCATTACCGCTTTTTTTACACCCAAAACCTGATGTTGTCCTTTCTGAACGTTACACTGCTCATGAATACTTACAGGAACGATTAAAAGAACTTGGCGTCATTTAATCCCGTAAAGAGCGCTTATTAGCGCTTTTTTTATGACATTTTATTATGATTAAGTAAAATATCCAACTTTAGACGTTATATAAATACAAGGCATCATCATGGCGATACAGTGGTACCCAGGGCATATGCATAAAGCCCAAAAAGAAATCGAAAAAGTTATGCCGCAAGTTGATCTTGTTATTGAGGTTTTAGATGCCCGTATCCCTTACAGCAGTGAAAACCCGATGGTCGCCTCGCTGCGCGGAGATAAGCCTTGTATCAAGTTGCTCAATAAAAGTGATCTTGCCGATCCAGAAGTAACAGCACAATGGATTGATTATTTAGAGCGAGAGCAAGGGGTTAAAGCCAGTGCCATTACTACATTACAAGCAGCCATGATCAAAAAAATCCCTGATCTTTGTCGTAAATTCGTTCCTTCCCGAGATAAAACCGAAAAAGACATTCGTACCATGATTATGGGTATACCGAATGTGGGTAAGTCGACAATTATTAATACTCTGGCTGGTCGTGTTATTGCGAAAACAGGTAATGAACCCGCGGTAACTAAAACCCAACAACGTATCAATTTAAGAAATGGTATTGTTCTTTCTGACACTCCGGGAATTTTATGGCCGAAAGTCGATAATGAAGCCAGCAGTTACAGATTAGCAGTAACAGGTGCAATTAAAGATACCGCAATGGATTACGATGACGTAGCTTTATTTGCTTGTGAATTTTTCTTAAACGCCTATCCAAAAGAAATTTGTGAGCGCTATAAAATTAAAGAAATACCAAAAGATGATATTGGATTATTAGAAGAAATAGGCCGAAAACGCGGCGCGTTACGCCCTGGAGGCCACATTAATTTTCATAAAGCCTCAGAAGTATTACTGCATGATTTCCGAAGTGGAAAAATCGGTCAACTTACACTCGAAACACCTGAAATGGCTGAAGTTGAAAAACAAAAAGTATCAGAAATGCTAGCAGCCAAAGAAGAAGAGCACTTGCGCCAACAAGAGGAAAAAAAGAAAAAGCATTCAGGTAAACGTTATTAACTCCCAGTGCCAAGGCGAGAGCATGAATGTTCATTCTTTCGCCCTGATGTCGCCACAGCCTTTTTTCAGTAGCTATAGTTTGCAATGAAAAGCTCGAACTGTAACTGGTATTAATAATGGAAATATCTACTAATGCTAAATTAAACTGGCTTTTTATTCTGATATTTGTTATTGAAGGCGCTGTTTTTTCTACCACAATTTCGATACTTACACTTACATTCAATGTAGTAGTTTTGTTTAAAACAAGTTAAAAAATTCAACTTAAATTTCAAAGGCTTATTCATTAAACGTTTCGACAAAAATCACCACTCTTTCAACTAACTATTATTAAATATCCTTTTTTATTAGTAAGATAAGAAATATCTATAATAACTGTCTATATGCCATTTCAGTTAACTCTAACAACTCACATTAAAATTCAATTACTCTGAGTATATCCCTTCCCCTCCATTTAGTGTTCGATTCTATTTCTGGGAGTATTATAATGAAAAGATCACCAAGATTCATTTCTTTAGCAATATGCGCTTTTTTGTTGCTATCTAAACAAGGTTTCGCCTTACCCGATCTG contains:
- the ltrA gene encoding group II intron reverse transcriptase/maturase; amino-acid sequence: MANTPVNIRILQRKLYLRSKLNSELRFYSLYDKLSRLDILEEAYRRCKANKGGAGIDGITFSCLEQQKKVVALLKEIQTQLQQKNYRPSPVKRVEILKDNGKTRKLGIPIISDRIVQMAMTIVMQPVYEPHLHEHSYGYRPCRSAQQAVKVIEMSLKQGYQHVLDADLSAYFDTIPHAKLMAKVERRISDSSFLSLLKSFIKAPISVETVNRKWRIEASRCGTPQGGVISPLLANIYLNDFCLKIHEKTPCKIVTYADDFVVLHKQTYTQEQLDWIAQQLSDEGLKLNQSKTHCVDMGKLMNEFDFLGFNFQRITGFIKGTSYIKIQASKKSQTKLKNKLRDIVKHRTSNTLGVLINKVNQVLRGWKHYFGGIGYPRGVFFRINGFVVNRFYRWHRRLSQRRSKYLSRGAYEKLRQAGLEYLPTTR
- a CDS encoding bifunctional methionine sulfoxide reductase B/A protein, with protein sequence MSKLTDFEKYVIEQKGTEAPFSGEYTNLDSEGIYLCKKCRAPLYRSEHKFISHCGWPSFDDEIQGAVTRHMDADGKRTEIVCSKCGGHLGHVFEGEYLTEKNVRHCVNSVSMIFEATEEVKKTKFLATFGGGCFWCIEAVFSELNGVLNVTSGYSGGLATEANYKAVCSGSTGHAEVVQIEFDPDVIDYETLMLVFFEAHDPTTYNQQGNDIGPQYRSVIFAHNSLQAEKASEFIKHLELSCVFQAPIVTELTMLESFYPAENYHNDYYELHGHQPYCQIVIKPKVDKIRKVFSDRIKSKNIS
- a CDS encoding 2OG-Fe(II) oxygenase family protein; translated protein: MKLDTIDYLAKDASKQFVESLHQTGFSVLRNHPISQELVETIYSEWQEFFNSEEKHDFKFNVSTQDGFFPASVSETAKGNSVKDIKEYYHYYPWGQIPKSLEENIVKYYQLANSFASELLCWIEEHSPAEVAAHYSIALSEMIKDSDSTLLRILHYPPMTGNEESGAIRAAAHEDINLITVLPAANEPGLQVKDKDGTWLDVPSDFGNIIINIGDMLQETTNGYFPSTSHRVINPEGMDKTKARISLPLFLHPKPDVVLSERYTAHEYLQERLKELGVI
- the ylqF gene encoding ribosome biogenesis GTPase YlqF, which translates into the protein MAIQWYPGHMHKAQKEIEKVMPQVDLVIEVLDARIPYSSENPMVASLRGDKPCIKLLNKSDLADPEVTAQWIDYLEREQGVKASAITTLQAAMIKKIPDLCRKFVPSRDKTEKDIRTMIMGIPNVGKSTIINTLAGRVIAKTGNEPAVTKTQQRINLRNGIVLSDTPGILWPKVDNEASSYRLAVTGAIKDTAMDYDDVALFACEFFLNAYPKEICERYKIKEIPKDDIGLLEEIGRKRGALRPGGHINFHKASEVLLHDFRSGKIGQLTLETPEMAEVEKQKVSEMLAAKEEEHLRQQEEKKKKHSGKRY